From Caballeronia insecticola, a single genomic window includes:
- the murU gene encoding N-acetylmuramate alpha-1-phosphate uridylyltransferase MurU, with product MTHALKTAMIFAAGRGERMRPLTDTCPKPLLEAGGKPLIVWQIERLAAAGIETVVINHAWLGEQIESALGDGSRWGVTLRYSAETSALETAGGIAQALPMIGDGVFIAVSGDIFCDFDYATLRAPADALQTQQEPGMHLVMVPNPPFHPAGDFALKNGTLALEGAPRYTFGNIGLYDTRMFRDLAPGTRRALTPYYRETIAAGRARGELYEGRWENVGTPAQLRTLDEELRTR from the coding sequence ATGACGCACGCTCTGAAAACGGCGATGATCTTCGCCGCCGGCCGTGGCGAACGCATGCGGCCGCTCACCGACACCTGTCCGAAACCCTTGCTCGAAGCGGGCGGCAAGCCGCTCATCGTCTGGCAGATCGAGCGGCTGGCGGCGGCGGGTATCGAGACCGTCGTCATCAATCATGCGTGGCTCGGCGAGCAGATCGAAAGCGCGCTCGGCGACGGTTCGCGCTGGGGCGTCACGCTGCGCTATTCGGCGGAAACCAGCGCGCTGGAGACGGCGGGCGGCATCGCGCAGGCGCTGCCTATGATCGGCGACGGCGTGTTCATCGCGGTGAGCGGCGACATCTTCTGCGATTTCGATTACGCGACGCTGCGCGCTCCCGCCGATGCGCTGCAGACGCAGCAAGAACCCGGCATGCATCTCGTGATGGTGCCGAATCCGCCGTTCCATCCGGCGGGCGATTTCGCGCTCAAAAACGGCACGCTCGCACTCGAAGGCGCGCCGCGCTACACCTTCGGCAATATCGGTCTGTACGACACGCGCATGTTCCGCGATCTCGCGCCCGGCACGCGCCGCGCGCTCACGCCTTATTACCGCGAAACCATCGCGGCCGGGCGCGCACGCGGCGAACTGTACGAAGGCCGCTGGGAAAACGTCGGCACGCCCGCGCAACTGCGCACGCTCGACGAAGAACTGCGCACGCGCTAA
- the rsmA gene encoding 16S rRNA (adenine(1518)-N(6)/adenine(1519)-N(6))-dimethyltransferase RsmA: MATKHQGHFARKRFGQNFLVDQGVIDSIVDTIAPRRGERMVEIGPGLAALTEPLIGRVATPESPLHAVELDRDLIGRLEKRFGELLVVHSADALDFDFGALALEGEKPTLRIVGNLPYNISSPLLFHLTAFAPKVIDQHFMLQDEVVERMIAEPASKDYGRLSVMLQYRYAMDKMLDVPPESFQPPPKVNSAIVRMIPFAPHELPDVDERVLSDVVKAAFAQRRKVLRNNLAAYRDRIDFDALGFDLTRRAEEVPVAEFVALAQAVQRSQA, from the coding sequence ATGGCGACCAAACATCAAGGCCACTTCGCGCGCAAGCGCTTCGGGCAGAATTTTCTCGTCGATCAGGGTGTGATCGATTCGATCGTCGATACCATCGCGCCGCGACGCGGCGAACGCATGGTCGAGATCGGGCCGGGACTCGCGGCGCTCACCGAGCCGCTGATCGGCCGCGTGGCCACGCCCGAGTCGCCGCTGCATGCGGTCGAGCTGGACCGCGATCTCATCGGACGGCTGGAAAAGCGTTTCGGCGAGCTGCTCGTCGTGCATTCCGCCGACGCGCTCGACTTCGATTTCGGCGCGCTCGCGCTCGAAGGCGAGAAGCCGACGCTGCGTATCGTCGGCAATCTGCCGTACAACATTTCGAGCCCGCTGCTGTTTCATCTCACGGCGTTCGCGCCGAAGGTCATCGACCAGCATTTCATGCTGCAGGACGAAGTGGTCGAACGCATGATCGCAGAGCCCGCGAGCAAGGACTACGGGCGTCTTTCCGTGATGCTGCAATACCGCTACGCGATGGACAAAATGCTCGACGTGCCGCCGGAGTCGTTCCAGCCGCCGCCCAAGGTGAACTCCGCGATCGTGCGCATGATTCCGTTCGCGCCGCACGAGTTGCCGGACGTGGATGAACGCGTGTTGTCGGATGTCGTGAAAGCGGCGTTCGCGCAACGCCGCAAGGTGCTGCGCAACAACCTCGCGGCTTATCGCGACCGGATCGATTTCGATGCCCTCGGCTTCGACCTCACACGCCGCGCGGAAGAAGTGCCCGTCGCGGAATTCGTCGCGCTCGCGCAGGCGGTTCAGCGCTCGCAAGCCTGA
- the pdxA gene encoding 4-hydroxythreonine-4-phosphate dehydrogenase PdxA, translated as MGTAAARPLAIAITTGEPAGVGPELTAAALRQAHERWPHARFTVLGDRALLQARAGTNWPVAGVAVEIEHRPLAVAAEPGKLNAANGRYVLGLLDAAIDGAVSGRFDAIVTAPLQKSTINDAGVPFTGHTEYLAERTHTPRVVMMLAGSGERPLRVALATTHLPLKDVSAALSIDGLVETLAIIDHDLRAHFGLAAPRILVTGLNPHAGENGYLGREEIDVITPALERARARGIDAPGPYPADTLFQPRYLKDADCVLAMFHDQGLPVLKYATFGEGINVTLGLPIIRTSVDHGTALDLAGTGRADAGSMIAAIDAAVTMARHKRAA; from the coding sequence ATGGGCACCGCCGCCGCCCGTCCGCTCGCCATCGCCATTACGACCGGCGAGCCGGCCGGCGTCGGTCCGGAACTCACGGCGGCGGCGCTCCGGCAAGCGCACGAGCGCTGGCCACATGCCCGCTTCACCGTGCTCGGCGACCGCGCGCTGCTGCAAGCGCGCGCCGGCACGAACTGGCCGGTGGCGGGCGTGGCCGTCGAGATCGAGCATCGGCCGCTCGCGGTTGCTGCCGAGCCGGGCAAGCTTAATGCGGCCAACGGGCGCTACGTGCTTGGCCTGCTCGATGCCGCCATCGACGGCGCGGTTTCCGGCCGTTTCGACGCAATCGTCACCGCGCCGCTCCAGAAAAGCACGATCAACGATGCCGGCGTTCCCTTCACCGGCCACACCGAATATCTCGCCGAGCGCACGCATACGCCGCGCGTCGTCATGATGCTGGCGGGTTCGGGCGAACGTCCGCTGCGCGTCGCGCTCGCAACCACGCATCTGCCGCTGAAGGACGTGTCCGCCGCGCTCAGCATCGACGGGCTGGTCGAGACGCTGGCGATCATCGATCACGATTTGCGCGCGCATTTCGGCCTTGCCGCGCCGCGCATTCTCGTGACCGGGCTCAATCCGCATGCGGGTGAAAACGGTTATCTCGGCCGCGAGGAAATCGACGTGATTACGCCCGCGCTCGAACGCGCCCGCGCGCGCGGCATCGATGCGCCCGGTCCGTATCCTGCCGACACGCTGTTCCAGCCGCGCTATCTGAAAGACGCCGATTGCGTGCTCGCCATGTTCCACGACCAGGGCCTGCCGGTGCTGAAGTACGCGACCTTCGGCGAAGGCATCAACGTGACGCTCGGCTTGCCGATCATCCGCACGTCGGTCGATCATGGCACCGCGCTCGATCTCGCCGGCACGGGCCGCGCGGACGCGGGCAGCATGATCGCCGCCATCGACGCCGCCGTGACGATGGCCCGTCACAAACGCGCTGCGTAA
- a CDS encoding peptidylprolyl isomerase, translating to MANVKLFRSTAVAAGALAAALVLSTPAGAQALSNRSSAQVADSVVAVVNDGVITRRELAERSALIAKRLQQQNAPVPPADQLQRQVLDQMVLERIQLQRAKEDGINIDDATVNRTLSRLAQQNQMTLDVYRSRIEAQGVPWATFVRDARTELTLSKLREKEVDTKVTVSDGEVANYIASQRGPGARNTSDLRLQHIMFKVAQDAPESDVNAVQSKADAVLKQALNGDDFEKLAKNNSQDTDANKGGDLGFRTPGSLPPGIVSAVATLRPGQVAPTLLRTSGGFEVIKLVDRRASQGTAADAPKLVQTHVRHILLRVSDGMSEQAARQKLLDIKQQVLSGGDFANFARTYSQDGSASQGGDLGWISPGETVPEFERAMNSLQDNAVSDPVRSEYGYHLIQVLGRREAEGSATQQLDIARQAIGQRKAEQAYSDWLRELRDTAYVQYKGVAAQPQ from the coding sequence GTGGCAAACGTGAAATTGTTTCGATCGACGGCAGTTGCAGCGGGTGCGCTCGCTGCCGCGTTGGTCCTGAGTACGCCGGCCGGTGCGCAGGCGTTGTCGAACCGCAGCAGTGCGCAGGTCGCCGATTCCGTCGTCGCCGTGGTGAACGACGGCGTCATCACCCGGCGCGAGCTGGCGGAACGCTCGGCGCTGATCGCCAAGCGTCTGCAGCAGCAGAACGCGCCCGTGCCGCCCGCCGATCAGTTGCAGCGGCAGGTGCTCGATCAAATGGTGCTCGAACGCATCCAGCTTCAGCGCGCGAAGGAAGACGGCATCAACATCGACGATGCCACCGTGAACCGCACGCTTTCGCGTCTCGCCCAGCAAAACCAGATGACGCTCGACGTCTACCGTTCGCGTATCGAGGCGCAGGGTGTGCCCTGGGCCACGTTCGTGCGCGATGCCCGCACGGAACTGACGCTTTCCAAGCTGCGCGAGAAGGAAGTGGACACCAAGGTCACCGTGTCCGACGGCGAAGTGGCGAACTACATTGCGAGCCAGCGCGGTCCGGGCGCGCGCAACACGAGCGATCTGCGTCTGCAGCACATCATGTTCAAGGTCGCGCAAGACGCGCCCGAGTCCGACGTGAACGCGGTTCAGAGCAAGGCCGACGCCGTGCTCAAACAGGCGCTGAACGGCGACGACTTCGAGAAACTTGCGAAAAACAATTCGCAGGATACCGATGCGAACAAGGGCGGCGATCTGGGCTTCCGCACGCCGGGTTCGTTGCCGCCGGGCATCGTGAGCGCGGTGGCGACACTGCGTCCGGGCCAGGTCGCGCCGACGCTGCTGCGCACGAGCGGCGGCTTCGAGGTCATCAAGCTGGTGGATCGCCGCGCAAGTCAGGGCACGGCCGCCGATGCGCCCAAGCTCGTGCAGACGCACGTGCGCCACATTCTGCTGCGCGTGTCGGACGGCATGTCGGAGCAGGCTGCGCGCCAGAAACTGCTCGACATCAAGCAGCAAGTGCTCTCGGGCGGTGACTTCGCCAATTTCGCGCGCACTTATTCGCAGGACGGCTCGGCCTCGCAAGGCGGCGATCTCGGCTGGATCAGCCCGGGCGAAACCGTGCCCGAATTCGAGCGCGCGATGAACAGTCTGCAAGACAACGCCGTCAGTGATCCGGTGCGCAGCGAGTACGGCTATCACCTGATTCAGGTGCTCGGCCGCCGCGAGGCAGAAGGTTCGGCTACGCAACAGCTCGACATCGCGCGTCAGGCAATCGGCCAGCGCAAGGCCGAGCAAGCCTATTCCGACTGGCTGCGCGAACTGCGCGACACCGCGTACGTGCAATACAAGGGCGTCGCCGCCCAGCCACAGTAA
- a CDS encoding LPS-assembly protein LptD, translating to MPPRQFPVSKIKSDDQPRRRRLVVALLSVPGLMPALAHAQLVGDAAYPAPLAGADSLRLAPQLEERPLQSGQQPSTFLLSDKATGTSDEDMAAKGSAEVRRTVTVIKSDALHYDQDTDMADAFGNVRLINNGVSFVGPEAHLKIEANEGFMTNPKYRFNLTGGSGSAERVDMIDNERARVDHGTYTACACDTDPAWYIKGTSFDFDTGAEEGIAHNGVLFFQGVPVFASPWLSFPLTGDRRSGLLPPTFSISSTTGFEATIPYYFNIAPNRDLTVTPRIMTRRGVLGEATYRYLSPTYSGSFTGDYLPNDRETHTNRYAIFWQHRQNFGGGFGGYVNYNKVSDDQYPEDLGNASNQFLNGTQLLYQQEAGLTYNNGPWSVLAREQRWQTLQPSVPPYAREPQVNVQYNKYNVGGFDYGAELDATRFTITTDGATDGNRLYFNPYLSYGVNAPGYFITPKVQWHFASYDLSHIASTQVAGSSPPVAGQPKNFTESIPTLSFDTGLVFDRSVRLFGQDYIQTLEPRLYYVYTPYHNQDFAPIFDTAEADFGLAEIYTPNTFVGNDRVADANRITAGLTTRFINPATGDERARFVIAQQYYFQSQRVTITPGQLPEQAKHSDLIAGAAIKLGAGFASETAFQYNVDNNQLVRSSVGFAFSPETRKVINVGYRYTRSNQTTLVNEPINQILVSGEWPLTNRLYAVGRVNYDLASHRLVDGLVGFQYDADCWAFGFGMQRYANGVNTQGQPSSGTRVLAQLTFKGLSNVDNGLVSAFRASVAGYQPPPAPPPPLARYSDYE from the coding sequence ATGCCGCCACGACAGTTTCCCGTATCGAAGATCAAAAGCGACGATCAGCCACGCAGGCGGCGGCTCGTCGTCGCGCTTTTGTCCGTTCCGGGCCTGATGCCCGCTCTCGCGCACGCCCAGCTCGTGGGCGATGCCGCCTATCCCGCGCCGCTCGCCGGTGCCGACAGCCTGCGTCTCGCGCCGCAACTCGAGGAGCGCCCGCTGCAGAGCGGCCAGCAGCCCTCGACGTTCCTGCTGAGCGACAAAGCCACCGGCACCTCCGACGAAGACATGGCCGCGAAAGGCTCGGCCGAAGTGCGCCGCACGGTGACTGTCATCAAGTCCGACGCGCTGCACTACGATCAGGACACGGACATGGCCGATGCTTTCGGCAATGTCAGGTTGATCAACAACGGCGTGTCCTTCGTCGGCCCGGAAGCGCACCTCAAGATCGAGGCGAACGAAGGGTTCATGACGAACCCGAAATACCGCTTCAATCTGACGGGCGGCTCCGGCAGCGCCGAGCGCGTCGACATGATCGACAACGAGCGCGCGCGCGTCGATCACGGCACGTACACGGCGTGCGCATGCGACACCGATCCGGCGTGGTACATCAAGGGCACGTCGTTCGATTTCGACACCGGCGCCGAAGAGGGCATCGCGCATAACGGCGTGCTGTTCTTCCAGGGCGTGCCGGTGTTCGCGAGCCCGTGGCTGTCGTTTCCGCTGACGGGCGATCGCCGCAGCGGTCTCTTGCCGCCGACGTTCTCGATCAGCTCGACCACCGGTTTCGAAGCGACGATTCCGTATTATTTCAACATCGCGCCGAATCGCGATCTGACCGTCACGCCGCGCATCATGACGCGCCGCGGCGTGCTCGGGGAAGCCACATACCGGTATCTGTCGCCGACATATTCGGGATCGTTCACCGGCGACTACCTGCCGAACGACCGGGAAACGCACACGAACCGCTATGCGATCTTCTGGCAGCATCGGCAGAATTTCGGCGGCGGCTTCGGTGGATACGTTAATTACAACAAGGTCTCGGACGATCAATATCCGGAAGACCTCGGCAACGCGTCGAATCAGTTCCTGAACGGCACGCAGTTGCTGTATCAGCAGGAAGCCGGGCTCACGTACAACAACGGCCCGTGGTCGGTGCTTGCCCGCGAGCAGCGCTGGCAGACGTTGCAGCCTTCGGTGCCGCCGTACGCGCGCGAGCCGCAGGTGAACGTGCAGTACAACAAGTACAACGTCGGCGGTTTCGATTACGGCGCGGAACTCGATGCCACGCGCTTCACGATCACAACCGACGGCGCCACCGACGGCAACCGGCTCTATTTCAATCCGTACTTGAGCTACGGGGTCAACGCGCCGGGCTACTTCATCACGCCGAAGGTGCAGTGGCACTTCGCGTCGTACGATCTGAGCCATATCGCGAGCACGCAGGTCGCGGGTTCGTCGCCGCCGGTCGCGGGGCAGCCCAAGAATTTCACCGAGTCGATCCCGACCCTCAGTTTCGACACCGGGCTCGTGTTCGACCGTTCGGTCCGGCTCTTCGGCCAGGATTACATTCAGACGCTGGAGCCGCGGCTCTACTACGTCTACACGCCGTATCACAATCAGGATTTCGCGCCGATCTTCGATACCGCCGAGGCCGACTTCGGGCTCGCCGAGATCTACACGCCGAACACCTTCGTCGGCAACGATCGCGTGGCGGACGCGAACCGCATCACCGCCGGCCTCACGACGCGCTTCATCAACCCGGCGACGGGCGACGAGCGCGCGCGTTTTGTCATCGCTCAGCAGTATTATTTCCAAAGCCAGCGCGTCACGATCACGCCGGGCCAACTGCCGGAGCAGGCGAAGCACTCGGACCTGATCGCGGGGGCGGCCATCAAGCTGGGTGCTGGTTTCGCTTCGGAAACGGCGTTCCAATATAATGTCGACAACAACCAGCTCGTGCGTTCGAGCGTGGGTTTTGCATTCAGCCCCGAGACACGCAAGGTCATCAACGTCGGCTACCGGTACACGCGCTCGAACCAGACCACGCTGGTCAACGAGCCGATCAACCAGATCCTGGTTTCCGGCGAATGGCCGCTCACGAACCGCCTCTACGCTGTCGGCCGCGTGAACTACGATCTCGCGAGCCATCGTCTCGTCGACGGGCTCGTGGGCTTCCAGTACGATGCCGACTGCTGGGCGTTCGGCTTCGGCATGCAGCGCTACGCCAACGGCGTGAACACGCAGGGCCAGCCATCGTCGGGCACGCGCGTGCTCGCGCAGCTGACCTTCAAGGGCTTGTCGAACGTCGACAACGGACTTGTCAGCGCATTCCGCGCGAGCGTGGCGGGCTATCAGCCGCCGCCGGCGCCGCCGCCGCCGCTCGCTCGCTACAGCGACTACGAGTGA
- a CDS encoding metallophosphoesterase family protein — protein MRFIHAADIHLDSPLHGLAAYADAPAEMLRSASREAFTKLVDIAVEEAVDFMVIAGDLYDGTWRDYNTGIFFCREMGRLRRAGIPVYVLFGNHDAESEMTTQLQLPDNVHTFSTRKPQTFRIDNLKVALHGHSFKEKAVTTNLVTAYPAPIEGYFNIGVLHTALEGSSMHATYAPCSIAELHAKQYHYWALGHVHEYAIWQEASTIVFPGNLQGRNIRETGRRGAVIVSVSETEEVSVERLFVDVLRWESVMVDASQAGTLDEVALAVGRALEVLVEEAASSVPHAVRVTITGATHAHGALFGLETQLRAEVLAQIAAISHDRLWLEKVKIATEPLAHSEPASGRVDALADLHGLLIEAESDPEFLEMLKERLLALALQAPAELHKSVPELEHVRNGDLAKLVSEVRSGLIAQLADAE, from the coding sequence ATGCGCTTCATTCACGCGGCGGACATTCATCTCGACAGCCCGTTGCACGGGCTCGCCGCCTATGCCGACGCGCCCGCCGAGATGCTGCGCAGCGCATCGCGCGAAGCGTTCACGAAGCTTGTCGATATCGCGGTCGAAGAAGCGGTCGATTTCATGGTTATCGCGGGCGATCTCTACGACGGCACCTGGCGCGACTACAACACCGGCATCTTCTTTTGCCGCGAGATGGGACGCCTGCGCCGCGCGGGCATTCCGGTCTACGTGCTGTTCGGCAATCACGACGCCGAAAGCGAAATGACGACGCAACTGCAATTGCCCGACAACGTCCACACGTTTTCGACGCGCAAGCCGCAGACCTTTCGCATCGACAATTTGAAGGTCGCGCTGCACGGCCACAGCTTCAAGGAAAAAGCGGTCACGACGAATCTCGTCACCGCGTATCCCGCGCCGATCGAGGGTTATTTCAACATCGGCGTGCTGCATACCGCGCTCGAAGGCAGTTCGATGCACGCGACCTACGCGCCGTGCTCCATCGCCGAACTGCACGCGAAGCAATATCACTACTGGGCGCTCGGGCACGTGCACGAGTACGCCATCTGGCAGGAAGCGTCGACGATCGTGTTTCCGGGCAATCTGCAAGGGCGCAACATTCGCGAGACGGGCAGGCGTGGCGCGGTGATCGTGAGCGTGTCGGAGACGGAAGAGGTCAGCGTCGAACGGCTTTTCGTCGATGTCTTGCGCTGGGAGTCCGTCATGGTGGACGCCTCGCAGGCGGGCACGCTCGATGAAGTCGCGCTCGCGGTCGGACGCGCGCTCGAAGTGCTCGTCGAAGAAGCGGCGTCGTCCGTGCCGCACGCCGTGCGCGTGACGATCACCGGCGCGACGCATGCGCACGGCGCGCTCTTCGGGCTGGAAACGCAACTGCGCGCGGAAGTGCTCGCGCAGATCGCGGCCATCAGCCACGACCGGCTCTGGCTCGAAAAAGTGAAGATCGCGACCGAGCCGCTCGCGCACAGCGAACCCGCATCCGGCCGCGTCGATGCGCTCGCCGATCTGCACGGCCTTCTGATCGAAGCCGAGTCCGATCCCGAGTTTCTGGAGATGCTGAAGGAACGGCTCCTTGCGCTCGCGTTGCAGGCGCCGGCCGAGTTGCACAAGTCCGTGCCCGAGCTCGAACACGTCCGCAACGGCGACCTCGCGAAGCTGGTGAGCGAAGTGCGCTCCGGTCTGATCGCGCAACTGGCGGACGCGGAGTAG
- the purB gene encoding adenylosuccinate lyase, with translation MSDTRPDTLFALTALSPLDGRYAGKTEALRDWLSEAAFMRHRVTVEIHWLIALSRAGFAEVPRFSDASEQFLLSLAERFTAHDAARIKDIERVTNHDVKAVEYWLKESVKGQPELERASEFIHFACTSEDINNTSHGLMLAGAREHVILPALRSVHERLVKLAHAQADQPMLSRTHGQPASPTTLGKEIANVAARLSRAIERVAQVPLLGKMNGAVGNYNAHLSAYPEFDWEAFSKDVVENRLKLTFNPYTIQIEPHDYMAELFDAVARANTILLDLDRDVWGYISLGYFKQRTKAGEIGSSTMPHKVNPIDFENSEGNLGLANATLRHLADKLPVSRFQRDLTDSTVLRNIGVAFGYSLLAYDALIRGLDKLEVNAARLNEDLDNTWEVLAEPVQTVMRRYGIENPYEQLKELTRGKGITREALQTFIAGLAIPADAKKLLLEMTPASYIGKAAELAKRIA, from the coding sequence ATGTCCGATACCCGCCCCGATACCCTCTTCGCGCTCACCGCGCTCTCGCCGCTCGACGGCCGCTACGCCGGCAAGACCGAGGCCCTGCGCGACTGGCTCTCCGAAGCCGCGTTCATGCGCCATCGCGTGACGGTCGAGATTCACTGGCTGATCGCGCTGTCGCGTGCGGGCTTCGCCGAAGTGCCGCGTTTTTCCGATGCATCCGAGCAGTTCCTGCTGAGTCTCGCCGAGCGCTTCACCGCGCACGATGCGGCGCGCATCAAGGACATCGAGCGCGTCACGAATCACGACGTGAAGGCCGTCGAATACTGGCTCAAGGAGTCGGTGAAGGGCCAGCCGGAACTGGAGCGCGCGAGCGAGTTCATCCACTTCGCGTGCACGTCCGAAGACATCAACAACACGTCGCACGGCCTGATGCTCGCGGGCGCGCGCGAACACGTGATCCTGCCCGCGCTGCGCTCGGTGCACGAGCGCCTCGTGAAGCTCGCGCACGCGCAGGCCGACCAGCCGATGCTCTCGCGCACGCACGGTCAGCCCGCCAGCCCGACGACGCTCGGCAAGGAAATCGCGAACGTCGCGGCGCGCCTGTCGCGGGCGATCGAACGCGTCGCGCAGGTGCCGCTGCTCGGCAAGATGAACGGCGCGGTCGGCAACTACAACGCGCATCTGTCGGCGTATCCGGAGTTCGACTGGGAAGCGTTTTCGAAGGATGTCGTCGAGAACCGGCTTAAGCTCACGTTCAATCCGTACACGATTCAGATCGAGCCGCACGACTACATGGCCGAACTGTTCGACGCCGTCGCGCGCGCCAATACCATCCTGCTCGACCTCGACCGCGACGTGTGGGGCTACATCTCGCTCGGCTACTTCAAGCAGCGCACGAAGGCCGGAGAAATCGGCTCGTCGACGATGCCGCACAAGGTCAATCCGATCGACTTCGAAAACTCGGAAGGCAATCTCGGCCTCGCGAACGCGACGCTGCGCCACCTCGCCGACAAACTGCCGGTCTCGCGCTTCCAGCGCGACCTGACGGATTCGACCGTGCTGCGCAACATCGGCGTGGCGTTCGGCTATTCGCTGCTCGCGTATGACGCGCTGATTCGCGGCCTCGACAAGCTCGAAGTCAACGCGGCACGCCTGAACGAAGATCTCGACAATACGTGGGAAGTGCTCGCCGAGCCGGTGCAGACGGTCATGCGCCGCTACGGCATCGAGAACCCGTACGAGCAGTTGAAGGAACTGACGCGCGGCAAGGGCATCACGCGCGAGGCGCTGCAGACGTTCATCGCCGGCCTCGCTATTCCGGCCGACGCGAAAAAGCTGCTGCTGGAGATGACGCCGGCCTCGTATATCGGCAAGGCGGCGGAGCTGGCGAAGCGCATCGCGTAA
- a CDS encoding aminoglycoside phosphotransferase family protein codes for MTHIPSDARLDQLNAWLQSFAVRYRLDVASLAPASADASFRRYFRLGSAAEFGKTLIAVDAPPPEKCREFVQVAGLLDAANVHVPKVLEVDFDAGFMLVTDLGTTTYISVLDEKNARGLMRDAIDTLIRFQRSAREGVLPSFDEAFLRREMELMPEWFMGRHLSRKVTADERKTLDDTFTLLVQSALAQPQTFMLRDFMPRNLMVCEPNPGVLDFQDAVFGPITYDMASLMRDAFISWDEEFQLDCIAYYWEQAKKAGLPVDADFGEFYRQLEWMGLQRHIKVLGLFARIHYRDGKPRYLADLPRFMGYARRVAERYAPLWPFARLLDSLEGRAVEVGYTF; via the coding sequence ATGACGCACATTCCTTCAGACGCCCGCCTTGATCAACTCAACGCGTGGCTCCAGAGCTTCGCCGTCCGCTACCGGCTGGACGTGGCAAGTCTTGCCCCCGCTTCCGCCGATGCAAGCTTTCGTCGCTACTTCCGCCTCGGCAGCGCGGCGGAGTTCGGCAAGACGCTGATCGCCGTCGACGCGCCGCCGCCCGAAAAATGCCGCGAGTTCGTGCAGGTCGCCGGGCTGCTCGACGCTGCGAACGTCCACGTGCCGAAAGTCCTCGAAGTCGATTTCGATGCCGGTTTCATGCTCGTGACCGATCTCGGCACGACGACCTACATCTCCGTGCTCGACGAGAAGAACGCGCGCGGGCTGATGCGCGACGCCATCGACACCTTGATTCGCTTCCAGCGGAGCGCGCGCGAAGGCGTGCTGCCATCGTTCGACGAAGCGTTCCTGCGCCGCGAGATGGAACTGATGCCCGAATGGTTCATGGGCCGCCATCTGAGCCGCAAAGTCACCGCCGACGAACGCAAGACCCTCGACGATACCTTCACGCTGCTCGTGCAGAGCGCGCTCGCGCAGCCGCAGACTTTCATGCTGCGCGACTTCATGCCGCGCAATCTGATGGTGTGCGAGCCGAATCCCGGCGTGCTCGACTTTCAGGACGCGGTGTTCGGCCCGATCACGTACGACATGGCCTCGCTCATGCGCGACGCCTTCATCAGCTGGGACGAGGAGTTTCAGCTCGACTGCATCGCGTATTACTGGGAGCAGGCGAAAAAGGCGGGACTGCCCGTCGATGCCGATTTCGGCGAGTTCTATCGCCAGCTCGAGTGGATGGGCCTGCAACGCCACATCAAAGTGCTCGGGCTGTTCGCGCGCATCCATTACCGCGACGGCAAGCCGCGCTATCTCGCCGATCTGCCGCGTTTCATGGGCTACGCGCGCCGTGTCGCGGAACGCTACGCGCCGCTCTGGCCGTTCGCCCGTCTGCTCGATTCGCTGGAAGGCCGGGCGGTCGAAGTCGGCTATACCTTCTGA
- a CDS encoding gluconokinase codes for MILIAMGVSGAGKTRIGELLAERLQCSFTDGDAFHSAANKEKMHKGIPLTDDDRWPWLKTIRAAIEDKQRAGETAVFTCSSLKRSYRDVLRDGDRDVCFVYLEGTYEVLHERLATRTGHFFDPSLLKSQLDTLEPPGTDEAIVVSIENTPEEIVEIVMKELETR; via the coding sequence ATGATTCTGATCGCGATGGGTGTGTCGGGCGCCGGCAAGACCCGCATCGGCGAGTTGCTGGCGGAGCGCCTGCAATGCTCGTTCACCGACGGCGACGCGTTTCACAGCGCCGCCAACAAGGAGAAGATGCACAAGGGCATTCCTCTGACCGACGACGACCGCTGGCCGTGGCTCAAGACGATTCGCGCGGCGATCGAGGACAAGCAGCGCGCGGGCGAGACGGCGGTGTTTACGTGCTCGTCGCTGAAGCGTTCCTATCGCGACGTGCTGCGCGACGGCGACCGCGACGTGTGCTTCGTCTATCTGGAAGGCACGTACGAAGTGCTGCACGAACGGCTTGCGACGCGCACCGGCCATTTCTTCGATCCGTCGCTGCTCAAGAGCCAGCTCGACACGCTCGAACCGCCGGGCACGGACGAGGCGATTGTGGTGAGCATCGAGAATACGCCTGAAGAAATCGTCGAAATCGTGATGAAGGAACTGGAGACGCGCTGA